GTACCCGGAAAGGGAGAGAACACTGTAGTGACAAGGGCAGATAATAATCCGTCTTTTTCATAACTGACGTAACAGTCATTGTTATCATTGGTATTGTCCGAATTATGACAATGTTATTAACGAGGAAAGTAAGTAATGGTGTTGCTCTTTATATTGATTAAACAGACGTAAATTAAACAGCCTAAGAATAGATCTGTTTAATTAAATGTCCTATTGCCATCATCTCACGTTTTCAGCACTAGTCTCTATCAACTCCAGATTTAATGTTCAGAAAGGTGACAGTAACGCTGCATTCCTTACATTTCCGGGTGCTCGATTCTGATTCGGGTAACTACAATCGGGTACTCCATTCCATTTTTTTCCTACCCGCCCCAGCCCTAGTTTGAACATAGCAATCACTCCAGGAGCTGTTAATCCAAAAACGTGATCTAACATAATATTACAGTTTTACCACTGTCGTCTTCACTCCTTGCTATAACACTGATGTTGTGCCCGGAAACAGAGGtgtcacatatacatgtatttggtcACGTGGTAGTCCAGCCTTTTGGTATCGCTCGGATTCGtcactactcgcctctttccgtaaccccTAATGTCCCGATTAAGCAAGTTGCTGACGAATGCATCGTTCAATGAATCGGTTTCAcgaagattatttactgcacgACGAACCAACGATTTAAGTGTTTAATGCATGGTAATGAAATAAGatatggttttttttattgtaaggTGTttacatttctgatgttcccgcCGTGATggtgctgggatattgctaaaagcggcgtaaaattattttcactcactctcacttaaCGTTAATTTTGTCCTGTGACTGGTTTTAGCTAAGAACGACTCTGCTGTTTCTGTCATGTCTTTGTGCACGTTTCTTACTAGACCaacgtttagtctctgaatatgtataatttttagagtaacaaacaaacccatataaAAAGCAGCCCAGGGAGACgtgagggaatctagacttgctttatttaaggctttagcagaGGAGCgagagcttggcagtagggaaaaccATGTGTCTCAGACAGACGTGTTTCATACCTAAGGTGTTTGTAATACGACTTACCGGTGTTGCCATATTCTGGTCAAAAAAAAAATTCTCTAAAACCTCTGGAAATCATTATTTGTAGGGTCCAAGTAATCTAGATCCTGGAACTAACTAATGACAACATACgacattcagtttcagtctGACAGTTAAGAATGTCTCTGAACttcatttttatatatttgttaaaataATTTAAGAACGGTATTTTTATGGAAAATATGTTCGTTTCAGAGACCAAATGTTAGTCTACATCCAATACATTCTCACTCTTACATTGTGCTGGAACCTAAATAAAACTAACATCAAACATAAGTCAAAGATACCATTAGATCATATTCGAGACTATACAATACCCTGGTGTTAAAGGCGGAATTGAAGCCAACCGACAAAACCAGGCTGTTTACAGACTTTAATTGGATGATCAAACAAATATTATATATGAGCTAGTTTCCATATATCGTTCACTCACTGATGTACAATGAAGTTTCTGTTAAGTACTAAATTAAGGATCTTCACGTAACATTAAACGTTTGATTTGTGGAAGTTGGTCCCGGGCTCACATGCTTTCCAGCTTGAACAATTACGTGTAATCGTCCACGACAACATCGGTGTTACTATACTATCCTCATTTCATTGCTGCTTCATAAAATAAAACGTAGACATCAAATTACGTGTGTTTGTGAATTCCATTGTGTGAAATGGATAGTTTTGTAACAGAGTTGAAGTGCGTGTGTAAagttgttggttggttgtgtgagtgagtggatggtttGCTGTGTGGGTGATTCCATGCGATCtgaaacgtaactcactcactgatggctGAATCTGGCAGTTATCTAACAATAACTGTAAACACAATAACCCATTGTAAACGCACTAACCAACAGGTGAGTAAACAATATCCCACAGTAAACACAATAACCCACAGTAAACACAATACCCCACATCAAACATAACCACCAATAGTAATCACAATAACCACTACTCTAAACCACAATAAATCCTACAGCTAACACAATAACCaacagtaaacacaatgccccaCACCAAACATAATCACCAATAGTACTCACAATAACCGCAACTCTAAACCACAATAAATCCTTCAGCTAACACAATAACCAACAGTAAACACAATACCTCACAACAAACATAATCACCAATAGTAATCACAATAACCACTACTCTACACCACAATAAATCCTACAGCTAACACAATAACCCACAGTAAACACAATACCCCACACCAAACATAATCACCAATAGTACTCACAATAACCCCTACTCTAAACCACAATAAATCCTTCAGCtaacacaataacacaataGTAAACGCAGTAACCCACGTGTTGGTAAACACAACCCCACAGTAAACACAATACCCGCGCAGTAAACACAATACCCACGTTTGTAATGCTGACGGTCAAGTTTAACCGTTTGGTCACGTGGTTTAACATGGCCAATAGTTCACGAGGTTGGGCATACATTACTGTCCCCCATCACTCCTGAATATGTACATCTTCCAGAGAGAAAGGAGGTTTCTCACTGGACAAGTCAATCACCACCTTAAAGGAACCAGACTGAAATATTCGGCTGGATTAACGAATCCAAACCAATAAAAAATCGAAACATCGACATCAGATTTCAGTCAATAGTAGGATGTGCAAAACATGGCAGCCCCGACTGGGCCTCCACAGATATTTTCCgaatttgtccatattttcaacCAATATGCTCGAGCGACTTTACAGTAGAAATCTACATTTTGCTCCTTTGTTGctgttaattttgaaatgacaaatccGTCTTTTCATAGTACAAAATGATGATAACAATGATCTATCGTtaatatgttttattattgtgaatattttaaatACACGATGAAGGTACCTAGATCTACCATTGCTGATATGCATGCAACAGTctgacaatgaaaacatttagTAAACAGTGATACGTTCACACAAATACGTTAATCCGACCTTCTCGTTAATCCAGCAGGTTTATCTACAATAAAGAATCGGATTAACGAGAGTTGACTGAAAATAGTCACAGGGTCACTGACACTGTTTCCACACGTGTAATCCTAAATAGACAATAGAGTGAGtccatatttaacgtcacatcggcaatatttcagccatatcgtgacgaaaataGGCGAAAGACGTAGATATTACACAGTTTATACAGTGAGTGGGAAAAAGTTGATTTTTGTCATACGTTATATTTTTGACAGAACTATTGTCGGACATAGAAATTAAATACTCGAACATTATTTGTACTGACATTAATTTCTGTTTGACTTAGAACTCCAATTGCATCTAATCATAGATTATATTTTTTAACTAGTGTAATTACATCCTTAGAAACTAAACAAAATCGCAACTGAAGATGGGTTTCCTAGACATcataactttgaaaatgaacGAATCAGTAAATCAGATTATTTGATCAACTGGAAGTAAATTCAATAACTGCTTTGTTATACGACGCGAGATTCTATATTTGTAGCAGCATAAGGGGTGGTGCTTAAAGATGACCAACGCCTGCTGGGGTGTGAGTGGTGACTTGCATCAGCAAGTTATTGCAACAATCTTTGGGTTTCGATGTCCACCCTGTAAGATGATAATTAATAAAACGACTATAACACACATGCACTAATACAGTGGTTTACACAATTACAATATAATAGTACACATTACCTGAACTGCATAAACTCCAAATAGacatcaagtctttgaagggcatttagaagtgaaatgcataagaatgaagattttatggatgtcaacttctttatatgagaacacaacgtttcggagttaatgatgaaggagtaagcattaactccgaaacgttgtgttctcatataaagaagttgacatccataaaatcttcattcaaaTAGACATCGTTAATAATATACACATTCCTGTATCAGAGCATTACAATTATAAtcagacagaaaatacataGATTTCCACACATATTAGCAATAATAACATGGCATACAAacacattaaaataataaaatacatacCAAATATATGGTACCTAGGTAATGGTGTGGATTCTACCTTACACAATTCTCACTGCATGTCCCATCTATAAATAACATAACACCACTATGTAATCAACTCTAAACAATAAACCtacataatatacatgtatccaACAGTTATATGTACTGTGATATTCACAGAAACATATACAATAAACAGTTATGAAATTATATTACATCTCAGGTGGTACACACATTACATTTACCAGCAATAGATATAGAACATGGCTGTTGTGTAGGCACACATGCCTGTGTGTCACCTGAATCTCATAAAACAGTTCAATTGCTACTAGTGAACTTGTGATAATAATCTTGGtacaataaacatgaaaataatgccTGTAAACACACATTATTTGAGTTAGACTTATACTATTCATAAAACAGTTTCATATCTTCACATCACACAGTAATAATGTAACCTAGACATGCATGATATTTATAGTATAACTATATTTAACAAAAATTTCATCctacataaatatttatcattacGTCTACTAACCTGAAACCCAGAGAAGTTGTTGCCAGACCAATAATGGGAAGAGAAATTAGCCGTCCCTCAAATATGAAATGCCATACAAAGTGTTTCTAATTCGGCTGTATAAGATAGACTGAGTAAAATGTGCTCATGTTAGTAACaaagaaacatacaacttttaACCAACCAATCGGGGATCAAAGAATAGCTTGCCCTATGTGGATTGTGAACAATAGGACACAATAGAGCTAGGGTCCAGCTTGGGGTAATCAAGCTAGGGACAAATACCATATATACTATAAAACATCTGCTCAAACCACAACCAAACGGTTTAAAGATTGATACCGTATTTACACCAATAACTAAACTATATAAATATGACTCTACcacatatacatatggaaattaattaagcaacaccaaattcaaagacacataaaaacttaacaaagtttaacgaagtaattttgatgattgattattcaattttgatgtattgacatacagcatgagcttttcatgggttgatatgacgcacgtgaagcttgcacagcgcacgtgcattgctttaacctcaactttcgaaaaatgcactttttccctggggtgtttacaagcgcaggttgtcgattgcattcggtttttcattcatttcaatgtcatggcacgtaggaaattatcagaggccactcgttggcaaataatcggcatgaggaatgctggtatgtctctaagacaaatcgggactcaaatcggacgacatcattccataatttcaaaacttttgaaaaaataccgggtcactaatgaagttaaagacctgcctagaccaggaagacccaggaagaccacagtccgggaggacagagctttactgagacttgtacggcgcaggtccttcgactcgagctctcggttgagacaggagtggcttccagggagacccatctcgaacaggactgttcggaatcgtctgaaagctgcaggataccgggcaaggaggccaatcaagcgacccagactgtctccagcccataaggcagcccgactggcctggtgtaatgaccgtttgcactggaacattgcctcttggaggaaggtccatttctcagatgagagccggttcttgctgcacatggtggacggtcgtactcgggtcgtacatccaggagactgtggcctttgggggaggttccgttatggtatgggggtgcatttccatgaactgcaagttggatatcattaccatccgtggcaaccttaacggtgttcgttaccaacaggaggttcttgacagggctgtggtacctcattttgagaaccatcctctggcaacgagacccatatttatggacgacaatgctagacctcacagggcgcatgctgtaaatgattttttgcggcaaaatgcaattgacagaattccatggcctgccatgagccctgacctcaaccccattgaacatttgtgggactttattggccgtcgtgtgaggcagagagacccaccagtccataatctcaacgagttgacggctgccctgcatgaggagtggaacaggatcccccagaatcagatccggagactcatccaaggaatgaggaggcgtctggaatcggtggtgcgtgcgcagggaggacacactagatattgatgaaagtcggtgtgcagactctcagatgactgttctttctttccatgtgacatttgtgttaatacacctgacaacaacgtctgtggatgaatagtaaattgtgtccattttttcatgaatttaagacagttttaagaatttggatttcgttgcaataaagcaaagtcttgatactttttccctttaagttgtttgtcagagatcgtctgttgaataaaaaagtgtcaaactatatcaacccggcatattttgattgtcagaacacttcaaagttgctccaatagaaaaaattggggtgttgcttgattaatttccaggtgtatatttcaTAAAAGTACGACTGTTTGATCGTATCAATCCACCATGCCATTGTTTGGAAAGGGAAGCAAATCTAAATGAGCATTGTCTTGTGTCGTGCAGTTGACAAAGGATGAaagaattaggagataaacatactgtgttgggaaatcagaggtatataacgaaattataatagctctaaatttgatttaaaaccgaacgcgtagcgtgaggttataaatcaaatttagagctattataattttgttatttaccgctgattttccaacacaatacgtttatctccattctaccattacCGTGTTATtctgattttaaacaaatacttaacatgttagaaaatcagaggtatataacttgattatatacctctggatgactttgattaaccaatcacaatccagtatttactgaagtcatggtagaatatttTGTAGGCTTATAATAAATTCTTGACTCATAACAGGAGGCCCGTTATTAACAAAGCCGAAATGTATCCACATACAATTAAAGCATTTGTCCTGTATGATTTATCATTGGTGAAACGCTCACTCAGAAAAGATAACAAACACTTGGGtccaagagttatctcccctttcaTGTAGTCAACAACCGGAAGTATCACCGCCATGATATCAGGGACCAGCAGACCGATGTCCCGCCATACATGGTGGGGCTTACCCTCCCCATATACAATATGAGAAATGAACTGATCCAGACTGCCAATGACGACATGTGCAACAGCCGTTCCTACGATTAAACCATAGAGCACAAAGCGCCTTTCGGAGTGTCTGTCGCATGATTTTATGATGGCGTACGTGGACAGtatctctgtgacagagaaGAATATTTGGTGGTTGAACATTGGGTAGAAATCGTCGTTGTAGTAGTTGAACATTGCCCACCAGGCGAATATATGTGGGTAGACACTGACTAAGAAGAGAATCGCCATGATTGGTCGGAGGGAACGAGAGACGAGAAGGGAGAAGAAGAGCTTGACTGCTTCGTATCCAAGGATGACATATAGCATAGTGACGAGCCAGACACACGTGGTCTGCCGCGTGGCGTTGAAGTAGACGTGCTTGTAGCCATGTTTACTACTGCCCTTCTCGTAGGAGCCTGAAAAcagaatgagtgattgagtccTGTTTTTCGTCGCTTTGAGAAATATTCCGGTAATATTATTGGTAAGTGAAACCAGGCTTTCAGTTTCACGGGAGAACGCTATGCTGTCCCACTAACCCCGTAATAAAGATTAGGAGATATAACCGCCGGTAATCGTGTATATCAgatattttacgccgctttaaacaCTGTCCCTTCATGTGGCAACAGTCGCAAGGGAAGCAAGTCTAAGATCTATACCACTTTGGAAAGCACCCTAAACATAGGTATGGCTCATGCAAGATACTGGAACAGAACGTGGAAAtttaggggcgatggggtagctttGGATTTAACGCCCTAcgtggctacaatgtgtgaagcttattacTTGTGTCCTCGTCTTGATGTAGTGGGAAAGTTGCTAAAATCGACGAAAAACAAATTCACTGGCACTGGAATCCTAAATTACATCATGGCGCTATTtaagaaacatgaaacatgacgTTTAGAAATCAGGATCTGTATCAAAGTCTCAGCATGTTAGCTTACTACCGAAAATTGGCCAAACAAGCAAACCTAACATGACCTCGACCGCGTTGTATATTGGGGTAGAAATGTTATTAAGGAAGTATGGCCACTTGTGAAGATTTAGAACTGATGCTTATCGTAAGCGTCAACTAATGGAATCAGGGTTCACTGACGTAGTTGACATCATcacatcccagttgcgtagatcgatagtcatgctggtgatcactgcaTTGACTCGTTTGGTTACTGACAGCCTCCATAAAACTGCGATATTATCGAGGGCGgcgttaaacgacaaacaaacCAACCTGGTGACTCGGGGCCCTAGAACAAACCGACCAACCTGATGACTCGGGGCCCTggaacaaaccaaccaacctgaTAACTCGGGGACtagaacaaaccaaccaacctgaTGACTCGGGGCCCTAGAACAAATCAACCCACCTGATGACTCGGGCCTGGaacaaatcaaccaacctgatgaCTCGGGGCCTAGAACCTATCATAGTCCTTCCTAcgtaaaaaaatgtttaaaggaCTGAAACGGGAACGACTTTAAAACTGAAATAGCAAGGGTGCTTTCCTTATGTTCTTTTATGCAGGGGCAAAATGAATGGGTCTTGGTTGGTCTGGGGTGAGTCGATGTGCCACTGACAGGAAGCCAAAAAGGGTGTACGAAGCAACAGGAAAACTTACACGTGAAATTTTTGAATGCCCGTGTGACCGGAGGAAAGAGAGTTGGCgttacacacacgcacaccatatatcacacatacacacacgcacgcgcgcacgcaaACCAAAACACACATCCTCACACTGACAATTCTCATTCACTTTATCAGTTAATGGCGACATATTAGAAACTTACCTTTAAAGATGGAATCAAAGCATGAATTTTCACAGTTAGCTTTGTCGACTTCCGGCTTGTCCGGTACCCAGATAAGCCTGTAGACAACACCTGGAATAGATTAACATGTCTCTTCTAGTCAGAACGACTAGATACTTAGTTACCTCAGCCATAAATTGTCCCGTTCCTAGCATTTGCCCTCTCTTCGATGAAGAGCGTGTCTGACCTTGCATGTGCAGAACGCTGATACTATACTGGTAAACCAATTTTACGTCAGGGATGAAAATTCAGCTGGGCCTGACTTTAGAGTGTTGAGTAGTGTTCCGTGAAGTAATGTAGTTTGCGTTATCTTTGTCgtcttgatgatgaacagatgAGCCTGAAACTTTTTAGCGGAGGGTCAcaaaattaaattaattaattaatttgtAGTCAGCATTTACTTGAATGATGTCACTTATTCATCACCTAAAATGTATTAATGCGCTCCATGATGGAAATAAAAACATTGcgtctctctctcactcactcactctctctttctctctctctctctctctctctctctcatacctGCCTACCTATTTGGACGACTGGAATGGCAACAATGAGGGCTGCACTGAACACCGCCCGCAACATCCCCATGCTTGGTCCTGTATGTAAAATACCAGGCGTTATTAGAATATAATATACACGTACGTGTGTTGAATATAACGTGTACTGCATGCATGTAGTAAACCTTATCAACGTGCTGATCGTACACACTACGTGCATAGTGTCCCTAATTTCCCACAACCCATGTGCTCTTTCTTTATTTCATCCATGATGTCTGTGGCATACCCATACAGCAGAGTAGCTTATATTTCCTGTTTGCAcaccttaaaggggcactgatgcggagcgaataatgtttcttgccaacggtctaattacgaaatcaaacagcaaattggtcagcgcccgctccctcaACCGTgacagacaaagggactgggttcctgtccatattagcagaatttcttcacctaaacagtcaagaggccggatgcccatcatctgccgttatttaaaaatatccatggtattccttatctgattgtaacaaaatatcccagcaatgtagtttttttcggatgcttggatggtatagtgactgatccaatttgatcctatttctgtgtttttaacctcgatatttaatcatgttacgtgACTatctaccctggtttattatttgtgataataaaaacaaacagttgatt
This genomic stretch from Haliotis asinina isolate JCU_RB_2024 chromosome 4, JCU_Hal_asi_v2, whole genome shotgun sequence harbors:
- the LOC137281261 gene encoding uncharacterized protein, producing MGMLRAVFSAALIVAIPVVQIGVVYRLIWVPDKPEVDKANCENSCFDSIFKGSYEKGSSKHGYKHVYFNATRQTTCVWLVTMLYVILGYEAVKLFFSLLVSRSLRPIMAILFLVSVYPHIFAWWAMFNYYNDDFYPMFNHQIFFSVTEILSTYAIIKSCDRHSERRFVLYGLIVGTAVAHVVIGSLDQFISHIVYGEGKPHHVWRDIGLLVPDIMAVILPVVDYMKGEITLGPKCLLSFLSERFTNDKSYRTNALIVCGYISALLITGLLL